The following coding sequences are from one Virgibacillus necropolis window:
- a CDS encoding Spo0B domain-containing protein — protein MEEKKVMDLLRYYRHDIMNDLQIVHAYTSMGKLEKVEEKLATYMAHFDEERKLMNLNAPNLALWLIPFNSIHPNFRFTYAICIEKVDLSDIDDKLTTDCQYCISRLQEVTNDNELYEGEVVLEYLTQTKQVQVKLTLNGSFSDIVSKKISIENENITLQKSEYHVTYTITIQWNRKGEE, from the coding sequence GTGGAGGAAAAAAAGGTTATGGATTTACTACGCTATTACCGACACGATATTATGAATGATTTGCAAATCGTACACGCGTATACAAGTATGGGGAAGTTAGAAAAGGTTGAAGAGAAGTTAGCCACTTATATGGCACATTTTGATGAAGAGCGAAAGCTTATGAATTTAAACGCACCAAATTTAGCTTTATGGCTAATTCCATTTAATTCTATACATCCAAATTTCCGGTTTACATACGCTATATGTATTGAAAAAGTTGATTTATCTGATATAGACGATAAACTTACAACAGATTGTCAATATTGCATATCGCGTTTACAAGAAGTGACAAATGATAACGAATTATATGAAGGTGAAGTAGTGCTTGAATATCTCACGCAAACGAAACAAGTTCAAGTAAAACTTACTTTAAATGGTTCCTTTTCAGATATAGTGAGTAAGAAAATATCGATAGAAAATGAGAATATTACACTACAGAAAAGTGAGTATCACGTTACGTATACAATAACTATCCAATGGAATAGAAAAGGTGAAGAATAA
- the nadE gene encoding NAD(+) synthase, whose amino-acid sequence MEETIDKIVQWLRDQVKEANVKGLLVGVSGGLDSAVVANLIKRAVPDHSLGVIMPLDSSPDSVTHAEKVIEKCGIDKITIDLTDTHKVMYTQIQDQLKQKKEWKEQNDQLSNANLRARLRMSTSYALATNYNYLVVGTDNASEWYTGYFTKYGDGGVDILPIIEFTKQEVREMARALGVPDEVVNKKPSADLWEGQTDETEMGTSYDKIDAFLKGEEIPIKDKEIIEKMHRRTEHKRKAANQFRLSN is encoded by the coding sequence ATGGAAGAGACAATAGACAAAATTGTACAGTGGTTACGCGATCAAGTTAAAGAAGCAAATGTCAAAGGACTACTAGTCGGTGTTAGTGGCGGTCTGGATTCCGCCGTTGTTGCAAATTTGATTAAACGAGCAGTACCAGATCATTCGCTTGGTGTCATTATGCCCCTTGATAGTAGTCCTGATAGTGTGACACATGCTGAAAAGGTAATTGAAAAATGTGGTATTGATAAGATTACAATTGATTTAACGGATACACATAAAGTCATGTACACTCAAATCCAAGATCAATTAAAACAAAAAAAAGAGTGGAAAGAGCAAAATGATCAATTATCTAACGCAAATCTCCGCGCACGATTACGTATGAGCACGTCTTACGCGTTAGCAACGAATTACAATTATCTAGTGGTAGGTACTGACAACGCGTCTGAATGGTACACGGGATATTTCACTAAATACGGTGATGGTGGGGTTGATATTTTACCGATTATTGAATTCACTAAACAGGAGGTACGCGAAATGGCACGTGCCTTAGGTGTACCAGATGAAGTTGTTAATAAAAAACCAAGTGCAGACCTTTGGGAAGGTCAAACAGATGAAACGGAAATGGGAACATCCTATGACAAAATTGACGCATTTTTAAAAGGGGAAGAAATTCCTATAAAAGACAAAGAAATTATTGAAAAAATGCATAGACGAACGGAACATAAACGGAAAGCTGCTAATCAGTTTCGCTTATCAAATTGA
- the safA gene encoding SafA/ExsA family spore coat assembly protein — MKIHIVKKGDTLWEIANQYDVDFEQLKELNTQLSSPDMIMPGMKIKVPSNSKPVKKENMYVKEKEMVKTPYKDISPKPLPVIKEDEKEKPKMMHKPPMMENPKMTYNQPMMENPKMPHNQPMMQKPPVYHMPIMDQDMHQYTTINFSQMPTPKEEVKQVKHHENMHPMPHHMPHHMQMVPMCCYPMYPMHQGNVSPMHMPPQKPMPHKQHGCGCGCEGKKPPFHHYPSNMNMYEEKSPYQHYDKKMNKSMYDEMPEMEMPKKPNHKFDDDCNDMEYKHHYKGYNQPFPKMDENKGYGNPYPAPPGFQPFPNASFRDDEDENNNE; from the coding sequence TTGAAAATACACATTGTAAAAAAAGGGGATACATTGTGGGAAATCGCCAATCAATATGATGTCGATTTTGAGCAATTAAAAGAACTAAACACACAATTATCTAGCCCTGATATGATTATGCCTGGTATGAAAATCAAAGTACCTAGTAATTCGAAGCCTGTAAAAAAAGAAAACATGTATGTAAAAGAGAAGGAAATGGTAAAAACACCATACAAGGATATTTCTCCGAAGCCTTTACCAGTTATAAAGGAGGATGAAAAAGAAAAACCAAAGATGATGCACAAACCACCAATGATGGAAAATCCGAAGATGACGTATAACCAACCAATGATGGAAAATCCAAAGATGCCGCATAATCAACCAATGATGCAAAAGCCACCAGTGTATCATATGCCAATCATGGACCAAGACATGCATCAATATACAACCATTAATTTCTCACAAATGCCAACGCCAAAAGAAGAAGTGAAACAAGTTAAACACCATGAGAATATGCATCCAATGCCACATCACATGCCACACCACATGCAAATGGTTCCTATGTGCTGTTATCCTATGTATCCTATGCACCAAGGAAATGTATCACCAATGCATATGCCACCGCAAAAACCTATGCCTCATAAGCAGCATGGATGTGGTTGTGGATGTGAAGGGAAAAAGCCGCCATTTCATCATTACCCGAGTAACATGAATATGTATGAAGAAAAGTCACCTTACCAGCATTATGATAAAAAGATGAATAAGAGTATGTATGACGAAATGCCAGAGATGGAAATGCCTAAAAAACCGAACCATAAATTTGACGATGACTGTAATGATATGGAGTACAAACATCATTATAAAGGTTACAATCAGCCATTTCCTAAAATGGATGAAAATAAAGGGTATGGCAATCCGTATCCAGCTCCACCTGGGTTTCAACCATTCCCTAATGCTTCATTCAGAGATGATGAGGATGAAAATAATAACGAATAA
- a CDS encoding YhcN/YlaJ family sporulation lipoprotein: MKFSYVGLLFIVLVTAGCTNGQNNEANNDEQIQTQPIHYETREEQNERLGIRNQTIGEKGGYPQSEQKEINRGDNTVGENTDIFTSEQSKVIADHLTDRRDIKAAQVAITDEKIVVAVMLSEYTDDEIGEKIEKEVRTFDQNKTIVVYTDSIYWDRMNNLKSGLKRSESPNEIKEDMEWLFNPGRDQ, from the coding sequence ATGAAATTCAGTTATGTTGGCTTATTGTTTATTGTGTTAGTGACCGCTGGTTGTACGAATGGACAAAATAATGAAGCGAATAATGATGAACAAATACAAACGCAACCAATTCATTATGAGACAAGAGAAGAACAAAATGAACGACTTGGTATACGCAATCAGACAATAGGTGAAAAAGGCGGATACCCTCAATCCGAACAAAAGGAAATAAATAGAGGTGATAACACTGTTGGAGAGAATACCGATATTTTTACAAGTGAACAGTCTAAGGTTATCGCAGACCATTTGACGGACCGACGTGATATTAAGGCAGCCCAAGTAGCAATTACTGATGAAAAAATAGTAGTGGCAGTTATGTTGAGTGAATATACGGATGATGAAATTGGTGAAAAAATTGAAAAGGAAGTTCGTACGTTTGATCAAAATAAAACGATTGTTGTGTATACCGACAGTATTTATTGGGATCGGATGAACAATCTAAAGTCTGGACTTAAACGATCAGAATCTCCAAATGAAATAAAAGAAGACATGGAATGGCTATTTAATCCTGGTCGGGATCAATAA
- a CDS encoding YebC/PmpR family DNA-binding transcriptional regulator, giving the protein MAGHSKWKNIQKRKNAQDAKKGKVFMRHAKDIYTAAKQGGGDIATNASLRLVVDKAKSDNMPSENIERAIKKATGTLDGASFEEITYEGYGPGGVAVIVHILTDNKNRTAADIRHAFKKNNGNLGESGCVAFMFDRRGYIVIGNEDGEIGEDDITLQAIEAGAEDIIVEEDAYEIFTTPEDFEDVRQHLIGLEYPISDSEITLIPQTYSTLPEADEEKMLNLIDSLEDNEDVQDIHHNLELS; this is encoded by the coding sequence GTGGCTGGTCATTCTAAATGGAAGAATATTCAAAAGAGAAAAAATGCTCAAGATGCTAAAAAGGGTAAAGTTTTTATGCGTCATGCGAAAGACATATATACTGCGGCAAAGCAAGGTGGAGGAGACATTGCGACAAACGCTTCATTACGTTTAGTGGTTGATAAAGCAAAGTCTGATAATATGCCAAGTGAAAATATAGAACGTGCTATTAAAAAAGCAACAGGAACACTTGATGGTGCGAGCTTTGAGGAAATTACATATGAAGGATATGGTCCAGGTGGAGTAGCAGTAATTGTGCATATTTTAACCGATAATAAAAACCGGACAGCAGCAGATATCCGTCATGCATTTAAGAAAAATAACGGAAACCTTGGAGAGAGCGGATGTGTTGCCTTCATGTTTGATCGAAGAGGATACATTGTGATAGGAAATGAAGATGGTGAGATTGGAGAAGATGATATTACACTTCAAGCAATTGAAGCTGGTGCAGAGGATATTATCGTAGAAGAAGATGCTTACGAAATCTTTACTACTCCTGAGGATTTTGAAGATGTTCGTCAACACTTAATCGGGTTAGAATATCCCATTTCCGACTCTGAAATCACGTTGATTCCACAAACCTACAGTACGCTACCAGAAGCGGATGAAGAAAAGATGTTAAATCTAATCGATTCATTAGAAGATAACGAAGATGTTCAAGATATCCATCATAATTTAGAACTTAGCTAA
- the obgE gene encoding GTPase ObgE: protein MFVDQVSVFVKAGDGGNGLVAYRREKYVPKGGPAGGDGGNGGDVIFEVDEGLNTLMDFRYNRHFKAKRGENGMSKNQHGKNTAPLIVPVPPGTTVVDEETKEIIADLTHHGQQAIIAQGGRGGRGNSRFATPRNPAPDMAENGEPGKERTIKVELKLIADVGLVGFPSVGKSTLLSVVSAAKPKIADYHFTTLAPNLGVVETMDQRGFVMADLPGLIEGASEGVGLGHQFLRHVERTRLIVHVIDMAGTEGRDPYDDFVKINQELKEYDVKLSDRPQIIAANKMDMPNAEENLELFKEKINNTYPIYSISAVTKDGLRDILFAIADRLDEIPKTSTTIEDKNEKVVYRYQKEEEPFTISRDPDGAYVLEGMKIEKLFKMTDFNRDEAIQRFSRQMRGMGVDEALRKRGAKDGDTIRLSEYEFEFVE, encoded by the coding sequence ATGTTTGTAGATCAGGTAAGCGTTTTTGTAAAAGCCGGTGATGGCGGGAATGGTCTTGTTGCCTACCGCAGAGAAAAGTATGTACCAAAAGGCGGCCCTGCTGGTGGTGACGGCGGTAATGGTGGCGATGTTATTTTTGAGGTTGATGAAGGGCTTAATACATTAATGGATTTTCGTTACAATCGTCATTTTAAAGCAAAACGTGGAGAAAATGGAATGAGTAAAAATCAGCATGGAAAAAATACAGCACCACTAATTGTACCAGTTCCACCTGGTACAACGGTTGTTGATGAAGAAACAAAAGAAATCATCGCTGATTTAACACATCATGGGCAGCAAGCAATTATTGCACAGGGTGGAAGAGGCGGTCGTGGTAATTCTCGTTTTGCCACCCCACGGAATCCTGCACCAGATATGGCCGAAAACGGTGAACCGGGAAAGGAACGTACTATCAAGGTTGAACTGAAATTGATCGCTGATGTTGGTTTGGTTGGATTCCCAAGTGTTGGTAAATCTACACTATTATCGGTTGTCAGTGCTGCTAAACCAAAAATTGCTGATTATCATTTTACAACGCTCGCACCAAACTTAGGAGTCGTTGAAACAATGGATCAACGTGGCTTTGTTATGGCAGATTTACCTGGATTGATTGAAGGAGCAAGCGAAGGTGTAGGGTTAGGTCATCAATTTTTAAGACATGTGGAGCGGACAAGACTGATTGTACATGTAATTGACATGGCAGGTACAGAGGGACGAGATCCATATGATGATTTTGTCAAAATCAATCAAGAGTTAAAAGAATATGATGTTAAACTTTCAGATCGACCACAAATTATTGCTGCTAATAAAATGGATATGCCAAATGCTGAAGAAAATTTAGAGCTATTCAAAGAGAAAATTAATAATACCTACCCAATTTATTCTATTTCAGCAGTTACGAAAGATGGACTTCGAGATATTTTATTTGCTATTGCAGATAGATTAGACGAAATTCCAAAGACAAGTACTACGATTGAGGATAAGAATGAAAAAGTGGTATATCGTTATCAAAAAGAAGAAGAGCCATTTACAATTTCGCGAGATCCAGATGGAGCCTATGTATTAGAGGGTATGAAAATAGAAAAGCTTTTCAAAATGACAGACTTTAACAGGGACGAAGCAATTCAACGCTTTTCACGTCAAATGCGCGGTATGGGAGTAGATGAAGCACTACGTAAACGTGGGGCTAAAGATGGCGATACCATCCGATTATCAGAATATGAATTTGAATTTGTTGAATAA
- the ruvA gene encoding Holliday junction branch migration protein RuvA, which produces MIAYIKGKVTYIQDDSVIIDVQGVGYEILCANPFVFQTSLNDEALIFTYHHVREDAQVLYGFKNQEQKSLFTKLLQVSGIGPKGALAILGSVNVSDFVAAVEREDDKFLTSFPGVGKKTARQVILDLKGKLTAMLSISHESADNQPAQKQSVEGLSEAQEALRSLGYSEREIKAVIPQLQKENLSNTDEIIRKALALLMKN; this is translated from the coding sequence ATGATCGCATACATAAAGGGGAAAGTTACATATATTCAAGATGATTCAGTCATCATTGATGTGCAGGGGGTTGGGTACGAGATTTTATGTGCCAATCCTTTTGTTTTTCAAACTTCACTAAATGATGAAGCACTAATATTTACGTATCATCATGTACGAGAAGATGCACAAGTATTGTATGGCTTTAAAAATCAGGAGCAAAAGTCTCTCTTTACAAAACTTTTACAAGTATCTGGCATTGGCCCAAAGGGTGCACTTGCTATTTTAGGATCTGTTAATGTCAGTGATTTTGTTGCAGCCGTTGAACGGGAAGATGATAAATTTTTAACCAGTTTTCCAGGTGTAGGTAAAAAGACTGCACGCCAAGTTATTTTAGACTTAAAGGGAAAGCTTACAGCTATGCTTTCCATTTCGCATGAGTCAGCTGACAATCAACCAGCGCAGAAACAATCGGTAGAAGGACTATCAGAGGCTCAAGAAGCATTACGATCATTAGGTTACTCAGAACGTGAAATCAAAGCTGTTATTCCGCAGTTACAAAAAGAAAACCTATCAAATACAGATGAAATCATTCGAAAAGCTTTAGCGTTGTTAATGAAGAATTAA